One Nicotiana tomentosiformis chromosome 4, ASM39032v3, whole genome shotgun sequence genomic window carries:
- the LOC104119231 gene encoding uncharacterized protein, translating into MGTESSLKPNTALAGVHGVQMVPHSPFALEEIKQHGDLHQPRHESFPVGTRHQLIVQRVWQQRPGCLRPIRCCLHGDSTVAETIANVITSLPFIALGLQAPRKNLHCKLYANSLIGVGIASTLYHSSRGKVRRYLRWADYTMIATATVCLSRALRNENPKLLMAASAVLLPIQPLMVSAVHTGIMEVAFAKRAIQDPELRMAHNVHKMSSLLGGALFIADDVFPETPFLHAGWHLAAAVGVSTCNKLLE; encoded by the exons ATGGGTACCGAGAGTTCACTGAAGCCTAATACAGCCTTAGCGGGTGTGCATGGAGTGCAAATGGTGCCTCATTCACCATTTGCATTGGAAGAGATAAAACAACATGGGGACTTGCATCAACCTCGACATGAAAGTTTTCCTGTTGGAACAAGACATCAGCTAATAGTTCA GAGAGTTTGGCAGCAAAGGCCTGGTTGCCTGAGGCCCATCCGTTGCTGTCTCCACG GTGATAGTACCGTCGCTGAAACTATTGCTAATGTGATCACTTCTCTTCCTTTTATTGCACTTGGACTTCAGGCTCCAAG GAAGAATCTCCATTGCAAACTTTATGCCAATTCCTTGATTGGAGTTGGAATTGCCTCCACTTTGTACCATTCTTCAAGAGGGAAAGTAAGACGGTATCTGAGATGGGCTGACTACACGATGATAGCAACAGCAACGGTG TGTCTATCAAGGGCACTAAGAAATGAGAATCCAAAATTGCTGATGGCTGCATCTGCAGTCCTCCTACCGATCCAACCTCTGATGGTTTCTGCTGTTCACACTGGAATTATGGAG gTTGCATTTGCAAAAAGAGCAATCCAAGATCCAGAACTGAGGATGGCTCACAATGTGCATAAAATGTCATCATTGTTAGGCGGTGCTCTTTTCATTGCTGACGATGTCTTTCCTGAAACACCTTTTTTGCATGCTGGTTGGCATCTTGCTGCTGCTGTTGGTGTGAGTACTTGCAATAAGCTTCTTGAGTAG